The following proteins come from a genomic window of Platichthys flesus chromosome 1, fPlaFle2.1, whole genome shotgun sequence:
- the ap1s2 gene encoding AP-1 complex subunit sigma-2, translated as MQFMLLFSRQGKLRLQKWYVPLSDKERKKISRDLVQTILARKPKMCSFLEWRDLKIVYKRYASLYFCCAVEDQDNELITLEIIHRYVELLDKYFGSVCELDIIFNFEKAYFILDEFLLGGEAQETSKKNVLKAIEQADLLQEEAEAPRSVLEEIGLT; from the exons aTGCAGTTCATGCTGCTGTTCAGCAGGCAGGGAAAGCTGCGCCTACAGAAATGGTACGTGCCTCTGTCCgacaaggagaggaagaagatctCCAGGGACCTGGTGCAGACCATACTGGCCAGGAAACCCAAGATGTGCAGCTTCTTGGAGTGGAGGGACCTCAAGATTGTGTACAAGAG ATATGCAAGCCTGTACTTCTGCTGTGCTGTCGAGGATCAGGACAACGAGCTGATCACGTTGGAAATCATCCACAGATacgtggagctgctggacaaaTACTTTGGCAGT GTGTGTGAGCTGGATATCATCTTCAACTTTGAGAAGGCCTACTTCATCCTGGATGAGTTCCTGCTGGGTGGAGAGGCCCAGGAGACGTCAAAGAAGAACGTGCTGAAGGCCATTGAGCAGGCcgacctgctgcaggag gagGCCGAGGCGCCACGGAGCGTTTTGGAGGAGATTGGGCTGACATAA